The Mesorhizobium sp. B2-1-8 genomic interval CCCGGATCATGAAGAACCTGGCGCAACCGTTGAAGATCGACGATGTTACGCTGCTTCCGGGCGGCGATCGGCTACACCATTTTTCCCAAGGACGAAGCGGACCCGGAAGGCTGCTCAAGAACGCCGACCGGGCACTTTATCAGGCCAAGGCGAAGGGCCGAGATAGTTGGAAGGCGTATGAACCTGAAGCGGCTGCGGTCGCAATGAGGCACAGGTAAGCTGCGTGGATCGAATGCCCTCAAAGCGCCTTCCGTTGGAATACGCTGCCATCATCGCGATGATCGCATTTGCGGTATGGCTCACGGCCAGAATTGAACGACCATAATACGCAGTTCAAGCAGAGGTCATCGAGTGGGGGGCGGCCAGCTTAGGCTTTTGGTAGTCTTCTTCATGGGCATTCCGCCGGTTGGCTAGTTTGTTTAGTTTATTGTGGGCGGGGTGACCTAACGGAGGTCACAATGGTTGACGAAGCCGGGAATCGCCGCGAACGGCGGCAGCGAGTGCTGAAAGGCGCGGCGATCATCAACGGCGTCACGAACTCAGAAATCAGTTGCACGATTCGGAACCAGAACAGCGGCGGCGCTGAACTTAACGTATCCGTGGAAGCGCGTGTGCCTGAACGGTTCGTCCTTTACGTGCCAACCGACGGTGTTGCCTATCAAGCTGTCCTGCGGTGGCGCAGGAATGACCGGATCGGCGTCCAATTTACTGGAACGTCGCCGAAGCCTCGTCTTCACTACGGCTGAAGTTCCCGCGCGGATGGCCAAACCGGAAGCGCAACCCTGGTCGGCTATTTCGACAAATTTGAAAGTTATAATACTGAGACGAGAAACTATAGCGCCGGAAGTTCCTCGCTGTTCTGAAACCAAGTGACGCCTTAGCACGTACTAATGTGAGCCGCTAGCGTAGCGCTTGTTGCGCGTTAGTCAACCACAGGAGAGTGTCATGGCTAGTATCTTCGCGAGAACCGCCAAAGCATTGGCGAGTGGTGTGATCATTGCAGTTCTGTGTGTCCCCGCAAACTCCGGTGGAATCGGCGTAGGCGCCGGCGCGTCTGTTGGCGGGAGCGGCGGCGCTAATGCTGGGGCTGGGGCTTCTATCGGTGGCTCGGGTGGCGTGAATGCCGGACTAGGCGCGTCAGCCGGCGGCTCGAGTGATGCGAACGCTGGACTCGGTGCTTCGGTTGGCGGATCAAGCGGCTCCACCGCTGGTCTCGGAGCCTCGGTTGACGGGTCCAATGGGATAAACGCCGGCGCCGGGACGACAATGGGCGCAGCCAGCGCCGTCACGGCAGGCGTGGGCGCGACAGTAGGCGACACCAGTGGGATCGGCGTTAGCGTCGGCAGTGGCATCGATCCGGGCGTCGGGGTTGGGATCGGAACCAATCCAAGCAGCCTAAGTATTCCCACGGCCCCCACCAGCCCGACCAGTCCCAAGTTAGCCAGCGTCGTCGCCGACATGTCGGGTGCAAAGTTGGCTCGGATGAAGAAGCGCTGCGCTGACGTGCTCAGCAGTCAAGAGACTTATGATCGCGATCTGCGCCAGCTCTGCCTGCTGATAGCCCGTCGCTAATCGGCCCCGCCGGAACGGAAGTGCGAACCAGCCACGAGGCAGGTGTTACACGATGGCGCTGGTCGTCACCGACATGCTGCGCGATTTCGCCGATCTTTGAGGCGACTGGAACCAACTATGGCGCGGGGGATTTCTCGGAGGAACTGCAGTTGTTGGAGTCGAGCACGCGCTGGGGGAGTTTGCTGAAGCACCCACCAGCCCACAGACCCTGGGTATGTGAGCAGCGCCTGAGTTAGTTGAGTTCTCTTGACGCAACGGGCAGCTGAGATGCCTTCGCGGACTGGAGAGCACATGAAACGCGAAGCCGAGGTTCGCCATAGATCGGAAGAGGTGGATGACAATGTGTTGGGGGACGTCGTCATGGCTCTCCATCGTCGTGTCAAGATCAGCCATGACTTCGATATCCCTTACATTGCAGGCTACAGCATTGATCGACGCACGGTCTACATTGACCGTCACCTGCCACGCACGATGCCGTGGAAGGGTCAAAGAGTGAGGCTGTCCCCTTTCTTGCTGACCCATGAAATTATCGAAAAGGCGCTGCTGGATGAACTTAGGCTGCACTATCTACATGCCCATCAAATCGCGCTACGTGCCGAGCGCGATGCAGTCATGGCCGCAGGCGTCCCCTGGCAAAGATATCAGTCGTTGATGAAGCTCAACGAGAAGCCGATAGACCAAGAGAAGCTCAGGAAGGTGCCTCCCGACCTCGATCTTACACCCTATCGGGACCTGCAGGATTTCGCCGTGCTTGATCGGTTGGTCAAAACCCAGAGCGCCCAGGATAAGTCGTAGTCTGCGCACGTCGCGCGGAGGGTCTGGGAAAATCGCGGCAGAGCGCCGGCACATCGGTGCGCACAACGACACCTGCGACAAAAGCCGATCTCAATCGGCTCAGGACCTATCGCTTATAAGGCAGAAAAGGGCGGCGGCTGCATGCAGATTGCCCAGAGGAAGGTGTGGGCAGTCGTTGGATAGCGAATGGCGATTCGCCTCCAATCCTCAGTTCGTGTGAAACTTTGCGGCTCGGCCCGACGGGTGTGTCTCGCGAGCGCCCTCGCCGGCGAAAGCTTTTCTTGCCGGGGAGGTTGGTTAATGCTTTCTTGCTGCCGAACCTTGGGGACGGCGCTTATGGCGAATGCCAAATACCATGTCGCGAAGAACGCAGACCGTTGGAACGTCCGTTACGACGGCCAGGATTATCCTTATGAGTCCCACGGCTCCGCAGTTCTAGCTGCGGTCAAAGCGGCGATACGCGCTACCGAACAAGGCCACGAGGCGGAAGTTCTAGTCCAAGGCGTCGACGGTAAATGGCGTACCGAATGGCCTGACACTAAACAGGGGAGCCGCTCCCGCTCTTTTGGCCAATCCAGTAATTTGAATTTGCAGTCCGGAGCAGCGAGCATATTGCGGCCAATAAAAACCGCCTCATCTGGCGGGTTGCCGGCGCAAGTTGCGACCGGGCAATCAACAGCATAGTGCAACTGTGCCGTGATGCTGGCTGCGATCCATTACCAAGCGCTCCAGCTCCTACGCAGCCAACCGCGAGGCAGCGGTGCTCATGCGCGGCGGCGGGCCAACTACAACTGTGTGGCAGGGTAGATGTGCTTGAGCAGGCCGAGACGCCTCCTCTGTTTGAATGACGCCGCGCCGGCAACGACAATGCTAGCTTCGTGTAAGCTGGCGATGTCCCCCCTTACCCCCCCGCCAGTCAGGCTCGGCGATGAGCCCCCCTCAACCGCCGGGCCCACTACTACGTCGTACATGCCGACATGCCGAGTAGCTCGTACGTGTCAAAAGCCCCGGTGCTGACCAAAGCACCGGGGCTTTTCCTTTGTGGACCCCGATGGCTGGCGTTCTTTTGGGACGATGGTGAGCTTTGGCGCGTGGGCTTCCGAAAGATCTTGGCGGCTTCATCTGTCGTGATACCGCACTTGCGAGCATAGTAGGCGGCTTCCGTTTTCAAGCTCGCCTCTCCATCGGGATTTCAGTCACCTACTTTGCTTTGTGCTTGGCCTTCTTCCCCATAGGATGAATCACCACAAAAATGATGCGCCCCGAATAAAGCGGCGTGGCGATTGTTCCGTCCGTTACTTTCTAATGACCCAATCCAGCAAGACTGCGTCAACGCACTCGCACCCGGTGAGCTCGAAGATGAGGCTCCTAGCCAGGTTGCGCCATTCACACTCGGGCACGTCAGTTTCCGAGACCAAATTTCGAAATACAGACCGGACAATGTCTGCATGGAACGCGGACACTCGGTGCTTCTCAGCCTCCCTGGGCGCCTCGTCCGCCTTGCGCTGGCGTAACCGCTTTAGAAGGTCGCGTGATGCTGCGATTGCACGGCGGGATTGGTCTAGATCGCGACGAATTGAGGCGATGTCACTTAAAGAGCGACGCTGCGAGACGAAGCTGGCGTCTATCATCGCACGCGCGACGTCTGTACGGCTTTCGATCATAGCTACCTCCCAATAGCTACAATTTTAACCAGTCGAATCTAATGCGGTGCTCAGAAGGATTCAAATGTCGGTTTGATACCGAGAAAGGCAGCCTTTCGCCAAGCAGACCGCCGGCCGCGGACTGGGACGCGATATGCCGCGCCTCCGCACCGGCCAAACCGACCCTCCCAGGTCCGCCGCGAGGTCACAACATAGGACCGCGGCCACGCCGTCAATCGATGGAGCCGATCTCGCCAGCGTATGTGGCGTTTCAGGACGCCCGTTCTGGCACCCATCTTGCATGACCATTTCATCTTGGGAGAGGGATGGAATGAGTTTATTTAATCGCCTGCTCGACAAGGATCTGACCCTGCAATGTCCAAGCTGCAGAGCCAAGCTGGTTAGGAAGGGCTCCTGGGTCAAGTCCGTCGCGATATTCACATGCGAACGATGCGGTGAGAAGGTACGGCTCTCTTACAGCGAGAAGCTTGAGATTTTTAGGCGGGGCGCCTCCAACTGACTGGGCCGGACTTAAGCGGAACCTAGTACCTCCCGGCGTCTCATGCCGGATTGAGCACATGGGGCATCAACTTTTTTTAACGCTAGCGAATAACGTTCCTGAGACGACCCACGCGGATGTCATCTCAGTTGACGAACTGACCCACAAGCTCATCGCCGGCGCCAAGGCCCTCGGCATCAAGCGGAGCGAAATCGATGAGGAGGTGGACAGCATCTACCGCACAATCCTCGACGCGATTGTGCACTTCGATCCTGGTCTGCCCGAGTGACGTGTCAGCTTGACTCGTTCCCACTGCGTTCCCATTTTGGTCTTCCCCCGACGGAACTAAGCCGGCCCCATCGGCCGGCCTGCGCACACGCCACTGTCGATCGTTGTCGACGTAATGAAGGCAATTGCGCATCGCCTGCACACCGTCTGTGGGATTGGCGATCGTCATCCTGCCATCCTCGCCGTTACGCCATTCGCCTTCAGTGCCGCCATCAGCATCGGCCCGACCGAAAACGCCCCCGCCCTCGCCTTGTCAGTCAGCACGCGCAGATAGCCGCCGGCGGAATTGATGTGCTGAGCACGTTGCAGGATACAGGCAATCACGATCGCAGCGGTTTCCTGGCCCATCGCATGGCAGGCCTCCTCATATGCAGATGGCGAGACACCAAGGTAACCCCGCACCTGGGCGGCGGTGATCATGAGATCGCGCCAGTTGCTGATCCCGTCGACGGCATAGTCCACAATTTCCGGGCAGGCTTTCAGCACAAGCCCAAGCGGAAAGGCCTTCAGGGGCTCTGCGGTTCTCGTCCTTGGCTCGGCCGGCGCCCCGCTTTTCTCTAAAGCAGGTTCAAATTCAAAAATAGAGTCGGTATTTGAATCAGATTGCTGCCGCTCGTTTTGAGAGTCATTGCCGCTCGGAATCGCGGATTTCATATGATTGTCCAGCAGCTTAGTCACTTCCTCGTGTAATTCCGCGAGATCCGAGACAATCGGCTCGAGCTCGGCAATGCAGGCTCGGCGCGGAATTGCCCCCACAACGCCGCGGAAGCGCTTCCACAGGCCTCCCCAGTGGCCAGGGACGTCTTCGTCAAGAGCCGCCTCTATCAGCTTGTGGATGTCGCGGCGGTGCAAGGTGACCCGCTCCCGCATAAGCCTGAGCGCCCTGTTGTCGGCGCGAACACGCTCGGCGGCCGCCTCGAACTCGTAAGCACGGGCCAGCAGCGGTGCCAGGGAGAAGCCAAATGCTTCCTCGATCTCCCCTCCTCTGCCCTTGCGGGCGTAACGCTTGCCGTTCGGGCTATCCCGACGGATGATCAGCCCGCAGTCCACAAGAGCCGCCAGGTGGCGCCTGAGCGTGGCATCAGGCATTCCGTGCGCTCTGAGCGACAGCTGAGCGTTCGAGGGAAAGACGATGAGGTCGTTTTCCTCACTCAACTCACTGTCAGGATAGAACGATAACAACGCATTCAGGACGGCCAGAGCACGATCGCCGATGCCGACGATGCTCTTGCCTTCGCAGAGATTGCGGTAGATCTGCCACTTGTCGACGACCCTGCCCTTGGGGATTTCACGTGAATCGTTTTGCGCTGCCAGCATGGCAAGCGACATCGGCCGCCGCCCAAAGGGCGTCGTTGCAATACCCGTCTCCATTTTCTTTCACCCTCGATTAGGCAAAAGAAATCTGCTCGCCAAAACGACGCCAATGACTCTTGACAGTGATTCGTGGAGATGCGATTCTCGGAGTGCTTAGTTCAGAGAGAGGCTTCCACGGCTTGCCGTTCGGGGGCCTTTTTCTTTTGCGGTTTCAGACTCCTTGTTTCGTGGTGGACTTCCGAAAGGCCTCAAACAGGTCGTCCAGTTGTCCGGCGATAAACGCTGCGAAACGCGATCCTTCGGCCTCTCCCACGGCAATCATGGTAGTTTTTCCGTTGTCTTTGAGGCTGACGCTGACCGTTTTATCTGGAGCAGCCCAGGATTTCATAGCAATCATGGGCTTTGATGGCTTCGTCGGAGCCGCAGGTCCTTTAATCGGATTGGTATCCGACGGCAGCGTCTCAAGCAGCATGATGAATCTGTCATCGGACGTTGCCTCGCGGAATTTGTTTTTGTGAGTAAGATCGAAGGCTTTCGCGAGTGAGCCGTCGACGGAATAGCGGTTTGAGAATTCCTGCCATCGTCCTCGACCAATCCCGGGGGCTTTACCAATCGATTGCAGTATCTCCTTGTCGACCGAGGAGGCGATTTTGATCATCTCGGAGACGTGCGATTTTCCGGTCGACAACGAAGCGCAGATGGTATCCCGTTTGTATCCTGCTTCCTGTTGCGCAAGCGCAAAAGCGCATTTTTCGATGTATGAAAGATCCTCTCGAGCTGTGTTTTCTTCCCCTTGGAAAATGACTGCTTGTTCATCAGTCAGATCGCGGACGGCCGCTTTGAACCCGATCCCAAGCTGCTTAGCTGCCGCTAGCCTTCTGCGACCATAGACGATTTGAAACTCGCCATCCTTGCCTTGTACTGGTCGAACCAATCCGGGCACAATTTGACCGCGCTCCCGCATGGATTCTGTGATTTCAGCAATGGCGGAAATCTCGTAAGCGTCATCATACCGATCGGTGATAGATGACGGCCGTATTTTGTCGGGATCGAGTTCAATGATTTGTTCGCCTGACTTCAATAACTTGTCGGCGATATCGCTACGCTCTTGCATTTGGCGAACACCAGCCGCTACCTTCATCAGGTGTGGGGATGACGTGCGACGGCTGAGGCCCTCCTCCGAATCCTCCCCAAGTTGCCCCAAAACAGCAGCAAACATGCCCTTAGAATCTTTGCGGCTCACTGTTCACGCCTCCATGCCGTTGTGATGAGGCTTTCTATTTCCGCGTTCGCGGCATTGATCGATTCGATTGCACGATCATAGGTTTTAGGTGCGGAGAACCTCGATCGTTGCACTTCGTAGAGGCTCTGCTTCCAAGTGAGAGCGTCGGCAACCGCAGTTGATTTGGAGACTGAATTCAGAAGTAGATCCTCGCCAAAAACTTGACGCATTAGGGCCTGCATGTTGGCTTGCGGGTGGTCGTTCGCCTCAAATTTGGTGATGAGGAACTTGGCGAAATCCCAACGCGCACCTGCACCAGCCTCATCCAGGATTTGCATATAAGACGCGGCCAGCTCCAAAAACTTGCCTGTGGAATCGACATCGAGCATGTGAGCCGGAACTGGGATGAGGACCCCGGTGGCGGCCGTGAGCGAGGAAAGCGTCAGGAAATTGAGTGACGGCGCGCAGTCGAGAAGCACGATGTCGTAGCGATCAACGATCTGTTCTAGCGCCTGTGACACTCGAAGAAGGAAACTCGTTCCACCGCTCTTGCGCATCTCAAGGGTAACGGCGGTTTCGAATTCTGTCAGCTCAAGACCGGCGCAGATGACGTCGAATCCGATGACATGTGTCTGATGCACAATTTTTTCTGTTGGCACCGGATCATCAAACCGGATCGCCGAGTAAAGCGTGTCACCTTCTCGGTAGTCAAATCCGGGTAATGCTCCTTGCAGACTGGTTAACGAGGCCTGAGGATCCATGTCGACTGCGAGAACGCGATACCCACGAAGTGCCAGCCAGTGACCCAAGTGAATAGTGGTCGCTGTCTTGGACGATCCGCCTTTGAAGTTGGTGATCGCGATGATCTGGCAATCTTCGCCATCAACGCGACGAGGATTGATCCACTTCTTTCGCGCCTTTTCCGCCAGATGCATCCGAAGCTCAAGCACCTGCCCCACGGAATATAGGCGCTTTCCGGTGGTTGTTGTTTCTGGCTCGGGTCCCTGCCCTTTCAAGGAAACCTGTCTTATGTAAGCTTCGGTCACCCCCAGCAATGCCGCCACTTCGGTCGAAGTGAATTTGCGCATCGTACGAACCGCGTCAGGAGGATACTGAGCCAGCGAAAGATTGTTGAGTGCCTTCTCGAGTTTCGTCGAAAAGGTATTCATGAATTGAAGGCTACTTAGATGCCGCGTCACCCAGATTCTCCTCTTGCACCCAGCCACAATGATAGCGACTGTGGTTAACAAGCCGTTAACGCCACGCCAACTACGCCAACTTTTCGAATTACGCGGTTTTTCCGTTACTGGGCTTATGCCCGATTCGGAGTATTCGGGCAAATGGACGCACGGGCAGTTCCCAGCTGGGAACTTTTCGTGATCGCTGGCTTCCTGTACCTCAAAGTTGCACTCGACGTCGGTGTCTCTGTTGGCCTCTAGCTTCCCGCGTTCGGCGGCGAGCGACCTACAACAGCGCAGGCAGCTTTCGGCGCCCGGAGAGACCCCCACATTGGCGCGTCGGCGAAATTCCCCGTTGTGACGCCAGGCGCGGAGCTCGCGCAGTTATTCGCGTCGGCAACGATCGGTTATGTTATGGTGCCGGCCATGCCACGCTCTTCCGATGTCCCTTCGTGATCGCCCCGCCAGGCTGGCCAGTTAGGCGCCCCACAGCCCCCTTCCCGCCACGAGGCATTCTTTCCCGGGCCGAGAGGTTCCCGCGAATGGCAATTCAATGGCTAGGATTTGTCGCCCCAGCCGTCACATGCGATTTGCCAGCAATCGACACCGTTTGGCACGTGGGCGCCCTGTCCACGCGCACCCTCCTCCGGTGCGTCGACGATGAGGCAAGCAAGAGGCTGCTGCAGTCGCCAGGCAACTTCCCTCTGTGTCTAGTCCAAGTGTTGGCGAAGGATCCTGATGACGTATCGAGAACCAAACTTCTCGCACAACTCGTCCGCCCGTACTTTGAGTTCCCAGCTGGGAACAGTCTTCCAGTTGGAGGCTTGCACGGCGCCACCTAGACACCATCAACTTTATGGTTGGGCATGTGGCCCTCGGGTGGGTTGGCGCTTCCACAGTCACCCGCGGCTGGGGA includes:
- a CDS encoding PilZ domain-containing protein, with amino-acid sequence MVDEAGNRRERRQRVLKGAAIINGVTNSEISCTIRNQNSGGAELNVSVEARVPERFVLYVPTDGVAYQAVLRWRRNDRIGVQFTGTSPKPRLHYG
- a CDS encoding DUF768 domain-containing protein; the encoded protein is MGHQLFLTLANNVPETTHADVISVDELTHKLIAGAKALGIKRSEIDEEVDSIYRTILDAIVHFDPGLPE
- the repC gene encoding plasmid replication protein RepC, with translation METGIATTPFGRRPMSLAMLAAQNDSREIPKGRVVDKWQIYRNLCEGKSIVGIGDRALAVLNALLSFYPDSELSEENDLIVFPSNAQLSLRAHGMPDATLRRHLAALVDCGLIIRRDSPNGKRYARKGRGGEIEEAFGFSLAPLLARAYEFEAAAERVRADNRALRLMRERVTLHRRDIHKLIEAALDEDVPGHWGGLWKRFRGVVGAIPRRACIAELEPIVSDLAELHEEVTKLLDNHMKSAIPSGNDSQNERQQSDSNTDSIFEFEPALEKSGAPAEPRTRTAEPLKAFPLGLVLKACPEIVDYAVDGISNWRDLMITAAQVRGYLGVSPSAYEEACHAMGQETAAIVIACILQRAQHINSAGGYLRVLTDKARAGAFSVGPMLMAALKANGVTARMAG
- the repB gene encoding plasmid partitioning protein RepB, giving the protein MSRKDSKGMFAAVLGQLGEDSEEGLSRRTSSPHLMKVAAGVRQMQERSDIADKLLKSGEQIIELDPDKIRPSSITDRYDDAYEISAIAEITESMRERGQIVPGLVRPVQGKDGEFQIVYGRRRLAAAKQLGIGFKAAVRDLTDEQAVIFQGEENTAREDLSYIEKCAFALAQQEAGYKRDTICASLSTGKSHVSEMIKIASSVDKEILQSIGKAPGIGRGRWQEFSNRYSVDGSLAKAFDLTHKNKFREATSDDRFIMLLETLPSDTNPIKGPAAPTKPSKPMIAMKSWAAPDKTVSVSLKDNGKTTMIAVGEAEGSRFAAFIAGQLDDLFEAFRKSTTKQGV
- the repA gene encoding plasmid partitioning protein RepA, with amino-acid sequence MTRHLSSLQFMNTFSTKLEKALNNLSLAQYPPDAVRTMRKFTSTEVAALLGVTEAYIRQVSLKGQGPEPETTTTGKRLYSVGQVLELRMHLAEKARKKWINPRRVDGEDCQIIAITNFKGGSSKTATTIHLGHWLALRGYRVLAVDMDPQASLTSLQGALPGFDYREGDTLYSAIRFDDPVPTEKIVHQTHVIGFDVICAGLELTEFETAVTLEMRKSGGTSFLLRVSQALEQIVDRYDIVLLDCAPSLNFLTLSSLTAATGVLIPVPAHMLDVDSTGKFLELAASYMQILDEAGAGARWDFAKFLITKFEANDHPQANMQALMRQVFGEDLLLNSVSKSTAVADALTWKQSLYEVQRSRFSAPKTYDRAIESINAANAEIESLITTAWRREQ